A region from the Silene latifolia isolate original U9 population chromosome 7, ASM4854445v1, whole genome shotgun sequence genome encodes:
- the LOC141591044 gene encoding kihadalactone A synthase LFS-like — protein sequence MWCLKISRRAARSLLSLVVLALGMDDVFLKDNGFMDSPMGFLTLLRYPGDLGGSNDEDILGASAHSDFGMMALLATDGVPGLQICRERDREPRIWEDVPHIEGALIVNIGDMMERWTNGNFRSTLHRVKLNEKERYSAPFFIDPPEEFVVQCLETCCSDSNPARFPPIRAIDYLEERFRLLPANATAT from the exons ATGTGGTGTCTTAAAATCTCAAGGAGAGCGGCAAGAAGTTTGCTTTCGTTGGTTGTTCTGGCCTTGGGCATGGACGACGTGTTTCTCAAGGACAACGGATTTATGGACTCGCCCATGGGATTCCTTACCCTTCTTCGTTACCCAG GTGACTTAGGTGGGTCAAATGATGAAGACATATTAGGTGCTTCAGCTCATTCAGATTTCGGGATGATGGCTCTCCTTGCAACTGATGGTGTTCCTGGATTACAG ATTTGCCGGGAAAGAGATCGTGAACCACGTATATGGGAGGATGTTCCTCATATTGAGGG AGCCTTAATTGTCAACATTGGAGACATGATGGAGAGGTGGACTAATGGTAACTTCAG ATCAACATTGCATAGAGTGAAACTAAACGAGAAAGAACGATACTCT GCACCATTCTTCATTGATCCTCCCGAAGAGTTTGTGGTTCAGTGCCTAGAAACTTGTTGCAGCGACTCAAATCCCGCAAG ATTTCCTCCAATTCGAGCTATTGACTACCTTGAAGAGCGTTTCAGACTTTTACCTGCAAATGCTACTGCTACTTAA